Proteins encoded by one window of Deltaproteobacteria bacterium:
- a CDS encoding iron ABC transporter permease encodes MLRTVTLPLITPAIMAATLMVFMTNLSAFGAPALLGGGISVLAVESVIQTLGVLDWGMGTTLSVILLIPSFLLFYFQNWYRSKRSYVTVTGAPAHTEVRKTPWRIKGPIFGFCLLLSGIVLVTYLVIFLGGFSKVWGVDSSFTLKHYRLVFTNTMRSIINSLLLSSIGALFATLLGVLIAYLIVRQSFLGKKVMDFLGTLPYAVPGTMMGLGFVVAFNKAPLILTGTAFIIVLDYCIRRMPFGLRSGVSTLRQIDVAMEEASADLGAPWVTTFRKIVLPLMKPAFIAGITFAFIRAITELTSTIFLVTPKWRVMAVDIYNMVESGALGGAAAMSTLLVAIVIIVLVGIYRATGAMASMFRM; translated from the coding sequence GTGTTGCGTACTGTGACCCTGCCTCTCATTACGCCGGCCATCATGGCCGCCACCCTGATGGTCTTCATGACCAACCTTAGTGCTTTTGGAGCCCCGGCTTTACTCGGAGGGGGGATCTCAGTCTTAGCCGTGGAGTCCGTGATCCAGACTCTGGGAGTCTTGGACTGGGGCATGGGAACGACCCTGAGCGTAATCCTTCTAATCCCTTCCTTTCTTCTTTTTTACTTCCAGAACTGGTATAGATCCAAACGCTCCTATGTCACGGTTACAGGAGCACCGGCCCATACGGAAGTCAGGAAAACCCCCTGGAGGATCAAAGGCCCTATCTTTGGGTTCTGCCTCCTTCTGTCAGGGATCGTCCTGGTCACTTATCTGGTAATCTTCCTGGGAGGTTTTTCCAAGGTTTGGGGGGTGGATAGCTCCTTCACCCTGAAGCATTACCGTCTCGTATTCACCAACACGATGCGGTCAATCATCAATAGTTTGCTCCTTTCGTCCATCGGCGCATTGTTCGCCACACTCCTGGGGGTTCTGATCGCCTACCTCATCGTTCGCCAAAGCTTCCTGGGGAAGAAAGTTATGGATTTTCTGGGAACCCTCCCTTATGCCGTACCTGGCACCATGATGGGGCTAGGGTTTGTAGTAGCTTTCAACAAAGCTCCGCTGATCCTTACCGGAACCGCCTTTATCATCGTTTTGGATTACTGCATCCGCCGTATGCCTTTCGGCCTGCGCTCCGGGGTATCCACTTTGAGGCAGATTGACGTGGCCATGGAAGAGGCTTCCGCGGATCTGGGTGCCCCCTGGGTTACCACCTTCCGCAAAATTGTTCTGCCCCTGATGAAGCCAGCTTTCATTGCCGGGATCACCTTCGCTTTCATTCGGGCGATCACGGAACTGACTTCCACGATTTTTTTGGTGACGCCCAAATGGAGAGTGATGGCTGTGGACATTTACAATATGGTTGAATCCGGGGCGCTCGGGGGAGCAGCGGCCATGTCTACCCTGCTCGTGGCCATTGTGATAATCGTCCTGGTAGGGATTTACCGGGCGACGGGAGCGATGGCTTCCATGTTCCGGATGTGA